TATTCAAAATGGCCGGGCGTATCGGCCACAATGTATTTGCGGCGCAGCGTGCTGAAATAAATATGTGCCACATCGATGGTGATGCCCTGTTCGCGTTCAGCCACAAGCCCGTCGGTAAGCAGCGAAAGATCAGGGTATTCAATGCCCCTGCGGCGGCTGGCCTGCACAATGGCATCGAGCTTATCCTGCGTAATGCTGTTTGTTTCATACAGCATGCGGCCAATGAGTGTGCTTTTTCCGTCGTCCACACTTCCTGCGGTGGCAATGCGTAATATATCCATGGTTATAAAAATGCTTTTATCATTATGCGCACGCTCCATGCCATAACCAGTATGCCCACAGCAATGAGCAGCGTACGTGCGGGAAGTTTACCCGCCAGCCGCACGGCTATGGGCGATGCCGCTGCGCCGCCCAGCAACAGGCCGGCAATTACGGGCCAGTGGCCGGTGCCGGCCAGCGCAAAAAATGTGATGGCGCTGGTGAGTGTAACAAAAAATTCGGTGAGGCTTACCGAGCCAATGGTGTAGCGCGGACTGCGGCCACCGGCCAGCAATGTGCTTGTAACCAGCGGCCCCCAGCCGCCGCCGCCAAACGAATCGAAAAAGCCGCCTGCTGCGGCAAGCCAGCCAATGCGTTTTACCTTGCGCTGCGGTTTGCTTAACTGAAATGCGCGCAGCAAAATACGAATGCCGAGAAAAAACGCATAGCCCGAAAGCAGCGGCATGAGCCAGCTGCCGGCATGCTGCCCCAGCAGCACCAGACCAACGGCACCGGCAATGGCGCCCAGCACACCCGGAAACACAAGATGGCGAAACAGTTTGCGGTTTACATTGCCAAACCGGTAATGGCTGTAACCCGAAATGCCCGAAGTAAACACTTCTGACGTGTGAATGGCCGCGCTGATGCTTACCGGATTTACACCCGCCGTGAGCAAACATGTGGCCGACACTAATCCGTAGCCCATGCCCAGCGCACCATCTATGAGTTGTGCAAAAAAACCGGTAAGCACAAAAACGCCAAACGATCCGCCAAACAATTCGGCAGTAGCGGTAAGTAAATCGCGCACGGGTGGCAGCGGCAGGTACGAAAGCATAATATGCCCGCCAAGCATGAGTCCGAATGCAATAATCAGCAGCGTAGCGATGCGTTTCCAGTTGCGCTCACTGCCCTGCACAACGTTTTGCACACGGTGCAAGGTTGCCGGCGCGGGCAATTGCTCCTCGGTTTCGGATGCAATGGAGAAAAGGAGATTGTGCTCTACACAGTCGTGCCGCAATTGCTCTACCAGATCAGTGTAGGAGGTGGCGGCAATTACAAGCTGCACATCAATAAGGTCAGTTGTGTGATAGGTTTTTTGCACCAGCGTAAGCTGGCTGTGTTGCACGGCCAGCTGTTTAAGCGCCGTACTGAAAAACGGAGCCAGCAAGGTAATCTCCGCATCGGGCGACTGTTGAAGCAGCTGTGCAGCCAGCGTGGCGCCGCGTGCGCCGTCGCTTACCAGCAACACACGCTTATTGTCGGGCAGCACCAAAACGGTGTGTCCGGCAGCAAACGAAAGGCTGTGGCTGGTGGCGTGCATGGGATCAGAAGTAGCCTTCTTTTTTGCGTTGTTCCATGGCCGCCTCGCTGCGCTTATCGTCGATGCGGGCACCGCGTTCGGAGATTTTTGCAGACAGAATTTCTTCGATGATTCGTTCCACCGTAGCAGCAGCAGAGCTTACAGCAGCTGTACACGTCATATCACCCACGGTACGGAAACGTACAGTAGCTTTGAAGGGCACTTCGTCGGGCTGCACATTTAAAAATTCGCTGTGCGGCCAGATCAGTCCGTCGCGCTCGATGACACTGCGCTGGTGAGAGAAGTATATTGAAGGAATGGCAAGGTCTTCTTTGAGAATGTATGTCCACACATCAAGCTCGGTCCAGTTGCTGATGGGGAACACACGTACGTTTTCGCCCACGTCGATAATTCCGTTGAGCATATCAAACAATTCGGGCCGTTGTTTTTTGGGTTCCCACTGCCCGAAATCGTTGCGCACGGAGAAGATGCGTTCTTTGGCGCGGGCCTTTTCCTCGTCGCGGCGTGCACCGCCGATGCAGGCGTCGAACTTAAATTCTTCGATGGCATCGAGCAGGGTAACGGTTTGCAGCACGTTGCGGCTGGCGTATTTGCCGGTTTCTTCCTTTACACGGCCTTTGTTAATGCTGTCCTGCACGTAGCGCACAATAAGTTCGGCGCCAGTTTCGCGCACAAGCCAGTCGCGAAACTCGATGGTTTCGGGGAAATTGTGGCCGGTATCAATATGAAGCAGCGGAAAGGGAATGCGTGCGGGCCAGAATGCTTTTTGTGCAAGGCGCACGAGCGTAATGGAGTCTTTACCTCCGCTGAAGAGCAGTGCAGGCCGCTCAAACTGTGCGGCTACTTCGCGCATGATGTAAATGCTTTCGTCTTCGAGCTGTGCGGGAAAAGAGGGAATGCCAGACATGAGTTGTATTGAAAAGTTGAGCGGAGTAAAGTTAGGAAGAATGCAGGCCACATTCTTTGTGCGAGTTTTCCCACCACCAGCGTCCGGCGCGGATATCTTCGCCGGGCTGTACGGCACGGGTGCAGGGTGCGCAGCCAATGCTTGGAAAGCCTTTGGCGTGCAGGGCATTGAGCGGAATGCGGTGCTGGCTTGCAAACGCTTCTGTTTGTTCGAGCGACCAGTCGAGCAGCGGATTGAATTTAAGCAGCTGATACGCTTCGTCCCACGCCACAAACTGCAGGCTGCCGCGTGCATTGCTTTGTGCGGCGCGCAGGCCGGTAATCCACACCGAGGCGCCGCGAAGTGCGCGTTGCAATGGTTCCACTTTGCGGATGTGGCAGCAAGCCTTGCGCTGCGCTACCGAATTGTAGAAGCTGTTGGGCCCGTTTTGGTTTACGAAATCCTGCACGGGCTGCGCCTGCGGAAAAAACACATGGACCGCAATTTTATAGCGGGTGCGGGTAAGTTCAAGCACATCATACGTTTCCTGAAAAAGCCGGCCTGTGTCGATAGTGAAAATTTGCACGGGTGTTTTTTCAGCCGCAATGAGGTGTGTAAGCACCTGATCTTCGAGCCCGAGCGACGAGGAAAAGCGTGCGCTGCCGGGAAACTGAGCCAACACCCGTTTCAGCCTTTCGGAAACAGAAAGAGGCTGAAGCTGTGTGTTGAGTGCGTGAAGTATTTCGGGCGAAATGGCCTGCATGTGCTTTTAATTTGCGGGGCAAAGATGCGGATTTTGATTTATTCCTACAAATCCTATTTACATAGTAGGGGTTAGTGGTTATTTTGGAAAGCAGGTGACCGGGGTTTATAGCCGCGATTGCAGTGGAAACCCGGCGGCAGGAAAATGTATAGTGGTAACGAAGCCGGGTTGGAGCGTAAAGCGCGAGCAGCAGGTATTTTGAAACACCCTCAGGTTCGCTCCAACGTTTACTTTTTCTTTTTTGATCCTGTTTTTGCGTCCGGTTTGGAAAGCGCGGCAATATCAGCAATGGTTTTACCTTCGAGCACTTTGAGTGTGGCATCGCGCACTTCGAAGAAGAGGTGGCGGAGTTCGCAGGTTCCTTCGGGATAGGGGCAGATGCGGCAGGGTTCGTAGAATTTTTTGCTGACGCAAGGCAGCAGGGCCACCGGGCCGTCGGTAGCGCGAATTACTTCAACCAGTGTAATCTGGGCGGGGTTGCGCAGCAGGTAATAGCCGCCACCTTTGCCAGCGCGGCTGCCGAGGATGGAAGCGCGGCGCAGTTCGAGCAGGATGGCTTCGAGAAATTTGCCGGGGATTTTGCGTGCTGCCGCAATTTGCTGGATGGGGACAAAGCCATCTTCGTAATGCTCGGCAAGGTAAGTGAGGGCGTGAAGCGCGTATTGGGATTTGTTGGAAAGCATGCAAAAAACAGCTATGGTTAATGCAAACTTAAACAGTTATATCTGATCTGTAACTGATTTTGGACATTCTAAATGACACAGAAAATGATTGGCTGAAACCGTTCTTGCGTTTTTCAGTGTAAATATACCAGCTAACCATTTAGAAACAACCTTGTTTGTATTTTGAAATTCAGGTGTTTAGCTTTGTTTTTAGTTGCCCAGCCTAACGGATTATGCGTCAGTTTTACTTAATTTTGATTATGCCTATGAATTATTCTTTGTTGTTTTTATTATTTGCTTTTTGCACCGGTTTCCTCACGCCCGAAGCCGCAGCACAGGCCGTTGGTCCGTTTCAGACCCGCAATCCGTTTCAGGATAATGTGTTTATAGAAAACAATGGTCAGTTTGTTTCGCGTTTTCACCCCGAAGATAAAGTACACTATGCCATCACCAACTCAGGCGAGTTGTTTCAGTTTTCGAGCCGGGGCGTGGAAGTGCTCACCTCCTCTAGCCGGTCGAAAAAAGACGAGGCGCTGAAAGGTGAAAAAACGGCAGAGCAGATTGAAGCTTCCACACGCCGCAATGTAGGGCATTACAGTTTTGTAGCGATGCGCTGGCTGGGGGCTGACACTACGGTTGTGCCGCAGGCGCAGAAGCAGAAAAAACATACGGTTACCTATTTGCAAAAAACCGAAACGGGCGGCTACACCACCCTGCGCGCTGCCGCTTTTGAAAAAATTGTGTACCGGAATATTTATCCCGGTATTGACGTGGAATACATTATCCCCGAAAGCGGTGGTGTGAAATACACGTTTGTGGTACATGCCGGCGCCGATCCATCACAAATACGCTTACAATATACCGGCGAGCAAACCGGCATGCACCTGCTGCCCAACGGAGCTTTTGAAATAAGCACACCCGACGGTTTTGTGCGTGAAGAAGCGCCCGTGTGCTACACCGCCGACGAAAATCCGGTAAACTCCGCCTTCAGTTTTGACGGCTCCACACTGCGCTTTGTATTTCCGAACGGCTACGACAACACGCAAACCCTGCTCATAGACCCATGGGTGGTTACAAACCTGACCAACCTGAGCACCTCGCAAAACGGCTACGATGTGCGCATGGACAACTTCGGAAACCTGTTTGTGTATGGCGGCGGCGACCCTACCGGGCTGGCCGTGCCGCCCTATCAGGTAGCCAAGTACGACCAGACAGGCAACCTGCTGTGGACATTTAACGGCACGGTAGCCTCGCAAAGCTGGACATCAGTGGGGCAGCTTGCCTTTGCGCCAAGCAACATACTGGTGGACCGCATAACCGGCAAAACATACATTGGTCAGGCCTACAACAACTCAGGCGCACAAATTGTACGCCTTGACCCGCAGGGCAACTACGACAACTTTATTACCGTGCAGTCAACCTTTTTTGAAGAGATCTGGGATTTTGTGTTTGACTGCAACATTAACCAGATTTATGCCCTGGGCGGTGGCACCACATCAAACATAAATTTTGGTGTGGTAAACAGTGTAACCGGTACAGTTACCTCCTCCAACATAACCGGAACCGCATCGGGCGCGGGTGAAGATGCCGTAAACGTAACTACAGACCCCGCTGGTAATGTGTACTGCATTTTTGCCTGCGGAATGACCCCGTCTGTAAACAACCATATTTTTAAAGTAAACAGCACATTTAATGGTTTTGTGTGGACAGCCCCCTCGGGCTACATGACCATGAACGAAGGAAACAACCGCCCCTTTTTGCCCAACACCACTTTCTTTTCGGGCAACGGACACAATTGTCTGGCAGCCGATAATACGTTTTTGTATTACTACGACGGTTTCAACCTGAAAGCCTTTAACTCCGCCACCGGCGCTCCGGCAGGCGTACCCGCTACGCTGCCCGGCTATACCTTACTGCACCAGGGCGGCATTGCGGTTGACAACTGCGGCAATATTTACATGGGCGGTGTGGGGCAAATACACATTTACCAGTTTAACGGCTCTGCTTTTTCGCAAACCGGAACAATTAGTCTTGGTGCAAATCTGAGTACCGCCCATGTGTACGACATACGCTACAACACGGCCAACCAGACCCTGTATGTATCGGGAGAAGATTTTGTGGGCGTGTACAGTGCCACGGCCAGTGTAAACTGTTCGAGTATTTCGGTGTTTGTAACGGCCGATTGCAGCGGAACAGCCGTGGCGGGTGTACTGACTACAGTGGCAAATCCGCAAATTACCTACACCTGGTACGACAGCAACGGCAATGTAGTGGGCACCAGCACCTCCGCCAATCTTACCGATACGATAACCGGTTTAAGCCAGAGCGGAAACTACATTGTATTTGCACAGGTAAACGGCCTCTGCGGCGGTCCGCTGGCCATAGACACATTCAGCATGAACATATTGCCGATAAATGTGGGGCCGGTGGTGCCGGTTTCGTGTTTCGGGCTGAGCGACGGAAGTGCTGCTGTTAGCGTAGTATCGGGCAATCCGCCTTATACGTATGTGTGGAATACCACGCCACCACAAAATACGCCCACCCTGTTAAACCTGGCGGCCGGCACTTACCAATGTACCATAAGCGATACACTGGGCTGCTCAAATACGGTAACCGTAACCATTACGCAGCCGCCAGCCCTTGCCGCCACAACCACAGGAGCAAGTGTGCTTTGCTCGGGCGCGGCCACTACGCTGGCGGTAACACCTGCCGGCGGAACAAGCCCCTACTCCATTTTGTGGACGCCCGGCGGACCCGGCAACAGCATTACCGTATCGCCAACTGTGAACACTGTGTATCAGTATCAGGTAACCGATTCGGCAGGATGCACATACAGCGATACGGTAAGTGTAACAGTGCTTGATGCCGGTGTGGCTGCCTTTGCCGCCACGCCGGGCGGATGCACGCCGTGGCCGGTGTCGTTTACCGATCAGAGCACGGCCTCTGGCAGCGCGGTGGTAACTACGTGGCTATGGGATTTTGGCGACGGAAACACGGCAACCGTTCAAAACCCGCAACACACCTACCTAACCGCCGGCGTGTACACGGTGTCGCTTGTAATTACGTTCAGCAACGGCTGCTCTGCATCCATTACGCAGCCCAACCTGGTAACCATCAGCGCAAGTCCGGTAGCGGCATTTACCTTCAGCGAATTATCCGGCGGACTGTTTCAGTTTACCGACCAATCGACCAATGCAGCTTCGTGGTTCTGGGACTTTGGCGACGGCGGCACCTCTACGGTGCAGAATCCCACACATACGTATGTGGTTGGTGACACCTCATACTATAACGCCACGCTTGTAGTAACCAGCCCCAACGGTTGCACCGACACGGCCGGAGCGCGCATAGAGGTGCGTGATTTCATCATCTACATTCCGAACACCTTTACCCCCAACGGCGACGGCGACAACGATGGTTTCACGGCCTACGGCATAGGTATAGCCACGTTTGACATGATGGTGTTTGACCGCTGGGGCATGCTGCTTTATCAAACCAACGATATAAACCGCATGTGGGACGGCACATTTAAGGGCAACCTTGTGCAAATGGATACTTACGTGTATAAAATACGGGTAAGAGATGTGTTTGGCCGGCAACATGAATATATCGGCCATGTGAATGTGGTGCGTTAAGCGTTTCGCCCGAATGCGCATCGGGAAGGATGCCTGTTTCAGGGTGATGGAATTTCAGGAATACAACATTCCCTCTTACATTTACGGCATGAAACACCTTGCAGTGTATGTACTTGCTATGCTGTTGCTGGCCTCCTGTGCGGAAAACGGGCAACAGAACACCACCGACAGCCTGC
This genomic stretch from Bacteroidota bacterium harbors:
- a CDS encoding TSUP family transporter gives rise to the protein MHATSHSLSFAAGHTVLVLPDNKRVLLVSDGARGATLAAQLLQQSPDAEITLLAPFFSTALKQLAVQHSQLTLVQKTYHTTDLIDVQLVIAATSYTDLVEQLRHDCVEHNLLFSIASETEEQLPAPATLHRVQNVVQGSERNWKRIATLLIIAFGLMLGGHIMLSYLPLPPVRDLLTATAELFGGSFGVFVLTGFFAQLIDGALGMGYGLVSATCLLTAGVNPVSISAAIHTSEVFTSGISGYSHYRFGNVNRKLFRHLVFPGVLGAIAGAVGLVLLGQHAGSWLMPLLSGYAFFLGIRILLRAFQLSKPQRKVKRIGWLAAAGGFFDSFGGGGWGPLVTSTLLAGGRSPRYTIGSVSLTEFFVTLTSAITFFALAGTGHWPVIAGLLLGGAAASPIAVRLAGKLPARTLLIAVGILVMAWSVRIMIKAFL
- the cysD gene encoding sulfate adenylyltransferase subunit CysD, whose protein sequence is MSGIPSFPAQLEDESIYIMREVAAQFERPALLFSGGKDSITLVRLAQKAFWPARIPFPLLHIDTGHNFPETIEFRDWLVRETGAELIVRYVQDSINKGRVKEETGKYASRNVLQTVTLLDAIEEFKFDACIGGARRDEEKARAKERIFSVRNDFGQWEPKKQRPELFDMLNGIIDVGENVRVFPISNWTELDVWTYILKEDLAIPSIYFSHQRSVIERDGLIWPHSEFLNVQPDEVPFKATVRFRTVGDMTCTAAVSSAAATVERIIEEILSAKISERGARIDDKRSEAAMEQRKKEGYF
- a CDS encoding phosphoadenylyl-sulfate reductase, with the translated sequence MQAISPEILHALNTQLQPLSVSERLKRVLAQFPGSARFSSSLGLEDQVLTHLIAAEKTPVQIFTIDTGRLFQETYDVLELTRTRYKIAVHVFFPQAQPVQDFVNQNGPNSFYNSVAQRKACCHIRKVEPLQRALRGASVWITGLRAAQSNARGSLQFVAWDEAYQLLKFNPLLDWSLEQTEAFASQHRIPLNALHAKGFPSIGCAPCTRAVQPGEDIRAGRWWWENSHKECGLHSS
- a CDS encoding Rrf2 family transcriptional regulator, with product MLSNKSQYALHALTYLAEHYEDGFVPIQQIAAARKIPGKFLEAILLELRRASILGSRAGKGGGYYLLRNPAQITLVEVIRATDGPVALLPCVSKKFYEPCRICPYPEGTCELRHLFFEVRDATLKVLEGKTIADIAALSKPDAKTGSKKKK
- a CDS encoding gliding motility-associated C-terminal domain-containing protein — protein: MNYSLLFLLFAFCTGFLTPEAAAQAVGPFQTRNPFQDNVFIENNGQFVSRFHPEDKVHYAITNSGELFQFSSRGVEVLTSSSRSKKDEALKGEKTAEQIEASTRRNVGHYSFVAMRWLGADTTVVPQAQKQKKHTVTYLQKTETGGYTTLRAAAFEKIVYRNIYPGIDVEYIIPESGGVKYTFVVHAGADPSQIRLQYTGEQTGMHLLPNGAFEISTPDGFVREEAPVCYTADENPVNSAFSFDGSTLRFVFPNGYDNTQTLLIDPWVVTNLTNLSTSQNGYDVRMDNFGNLFVYGGGDPTGLAVPPYQVAKYDQTGNLLWTFNGTVASQSWTSVGQLAFAPSNILVDRITGKTYIGQAYNNSGAQIVRLDPQGNYDNFITVQSTFFEEIWDFVFDCNINQIYALGGGTTSNINFGVVNSVTGTVTSSNITGTASGAGEDAVNVTTDPAGNVYCIFACGMTPSVNNHIFKVNSTFNGFVWTAPSGYMTMNEGNNRPFLPNTTFFSGNGHNCLAADNTFLYYYDGFNLKAFNSATGAPAGVPATLPGYTLLHQGGIAVDNCGNIYMGGVGQIHIYQFNGSAFSQTGTISLGANLSTAHVYDIRYNTANQTLYVSGEDFVGVYSATASVNCSSISVFVTADCSGTAVAGVLTTVANPQITYTWYDSNGNVVGTSTSANLTDTITGLSQSGNYIVFAQVNGLCGGPLAIDTFSMNILPINVGPVVPVSCFGLSDGSAAVSVVSGNPPYTYVWNTTPPQNTPTLLNLAAGTYQCTISDTLGCSNTVTVTITQPPALAATTTGASVLCSGAATTLAVTPAGGTSPYSILWTPGGPGNSITVSPTVNTVYQYQVTDSAGCTYSDTVSVTVLDAGVAAFAATPGGCTPWPVSFTDQSTASGSAVVTTWLWDFGDGNTATVQNPQHTYLTAGVYTVSLVITFSNGCSASITQPNLVTISASPVAAFTFSELSGGLFQFTDQSTNAASWFWDFGDGGTSTVQNPTHTYVVGDTSYYNATLVVTSPNGCTDTAGARIEVRDFIIYIPNTFTPNGDGDNDGFTAYGIGIATFDMMVFDRWGMLLYQTNDINRMWDGTFKGNLVQMDTYVYKIRVRDVFGRQHEYIGHVNVVR